One Sphingobacteruim zhuxiongii DNA window includes the following coding sequences:
- the proB gene encoding glutamate 5-kinase has product MKKPVLVVKFGSASITRDGEIDEQIVLEIARQCAQLQPKYNIVLVSSGAVAAGKRFIPKYTGSLAQRKAAAAIGNPLLVRTYGTYFRPFKIALAQSLCERQHFANRSQFLQLKSTYETLWKNNIIPIANENDVVSNKELKFSDNDELATLIAVGFGAEQVLFGTSVPGVLDEKGNVIPEIKVIDKSALSLARKEKSSVGLGGMTSKLNFARLANQLGIKAVIFSMQTENAILKAVKGETGTVCQAQKSRVSSRNKWLASGSLIAGMVQVDQGAIEALMNRKSLLAVGIQTVIQDFEVGEVFQIADENGVVQAVAKSKIDSVSLKSGNKKNLEIAHANDIVLL; this is encoded by the coding sequence ATGAAAAAGCCGGTACTTGTCGTAAAGTTTGGTTCTGCATCGATTACCCGAGATGGGGAAATTGATGAGCAGATTGTGTTGGAGATTGCTAGGCAGTGTGCTCAATTGCAACCAAAGTACAATATTGTGCTGGTTTCTTCTGGGGCTGTCGCGGCAGGCAAGCGTTTTATTCCTAAATACACGGGTTCATTAGCACAGCGTAAAGCTGCAGCTGCTATTGGGAATCCGTTATTAGTTAGGACATACGGTACATATTTCAGGCCGTTTAAGATTGCTTTAGCGCAAAGTTTATGCGAGCGTCAGCACTTTGCTAATCGGAGTCAGTTTCTTCAATTAAAGAGCACTTATGAGACTCTTTGGAAGAATAATATTATTCCAATTGCCAATGAAAATGATGTGGTGAGTAATAAGGAACTTAAGTTCTCAGATAATGATGAATTAGCGACTTTAATCGCGGTAGGTTTCGGTGCAGAACAGGTGTTGTTTGGTACCTCGGTTCCAGGTGTATTAGATGAAAAGGGTAATGTTATTCCTGAAATTAAAGTCATCGATAAAAGTGCCCTTTCTTTAGCGCGAAAAGAGAAATCATCCGTTGGACTTGGGGGTATGACATCGAAGTTGAATTTCGCTCGACTTGCTAATCAATTGGGGATAAAAGCGGTCATTTTTAGCATGCAGACAGAAAATGCTATTTTGAAAGCTGTTAAAGGTGAGACTGGGACAGTTTGCCAAGCGCAGAAATCGCGTGTATCGTCGAGAAATAAGTGGTTAGCGAGTGGAAGTTTAATCGCTGGAATGGTTCAAGTAGACCAAGGCGCGATTGAGGCATTGATGAATAGAAAGAGCTTGCTTGCGGTCGGAATACAGACTGTTATTCAAGATTTTGAAGTTGGTGAAGTTTTTCAAATCGCTGACGAAAATGGTGTAGTTCAAGCTGTAGCAAAGTCGAAAATAGACTCAGTGAGCTTGAAGTCGGGAAATAAAAAGAATTTAGAAATCGCGCATGCGAACGATATAGTGCTACTGTAA
- a CDS encoding RagB/SusD family nutrient uptake outer membrane protein has translation MKAKNIIRSIAGICMLASTSMFVSCEKQLDNVLKNDTYSNAYWKTQGDVESALNGGYGLFRKAINTNQAFFIWGDAPIGKFVTNGNTNESEVYNSGNFVTPYRETGVHNWTNWYRIIDVANLVISKTPGIPDASFGEGKKKNLIGQAYFMRALAYFYMTRVWGGVPLQLTPTETADDAEMKGVTPSDEILKLVVSDAQKASSMMDWNSVDDSERRRGNKGAALALLAHATAFQNDYAKSLTYADSVINNTSNFALQAGGNVRELFKTATAKENIFVVTQKDSETESTGNTGNSSTNNVGFLLTSNLTFPGFPYQVPGYYVDLSRLNRLYTDPNDLRRKDFFTKFDDGPVLADNSLITERFALTKYTNFVFKNASNQGNLRVESNIVIFRLADLILLKSEALFQLNRMGEARTAVNLIRSRAGIPAISAALDNRDLYTEILLERQRELIGEGHSYFDLVRNIWKKKSLNDFQFNSSSLISWSLSLGAAGSDRLALKGYYFPIHNSNLNSNRLITQIPYWMGKY, from the coding sequence ATGAAAGCAAAAAATATAATTAGATCGATCGCAGGAATATGCATGTTGGCTAGTACTAGCATGTTTGTTTCCTGTGAAAAGCAACTTGACAACGTTTTAAAGAACGATACATATAGTAATGCTTATTGGAAGACGCAAGGGGATGTGGAATCAGCACTGAACGGAGGCTACGGTCTTTTCCGCAAAGCAATTAATACAAACCAAGCCTTCTTTATATGGGGTGACGCACCTATTGGTAAATTTGTAACCAATGGAAATACGAATGAATCGGAGGTCTATAATTCCGGAAATTTTGTGACACCTTACCGCGAGACAGGGGTCCATAACTGGACAAACTGGTATCGTATCATTGACGTTGCGAATTTAGTTATTAGCAAAACTCCAGGAATTCCTGATGCGAGTTTTGGAGAAGGTAAGAAGAAGAATTTGATTGGGCAGGCTTACTTCATGCGTGCATTAGCGTATTTTTATATGACGCGTGTGTGGGGTGGAGTTCCTTTGCAATTGACTCCTACGGAAACGGCTGATGATGCGGAAATGAAAGGTGTAACACCGTCTGACGAAATCTTAAAATTAGTAGTTAGCGATGCGCAAAAGGCGTCGTCTATGATGGATTGGAACTCGGTTGATGATTCGGAAAGACGAAGAGGGAATAAAGGGGCAGCACTGGCATTATTAGCACATGCAACTGCTTTTCAGAATGATTATGCAAAATCGTTGACTTACGCCGATTCCGTAATCAATAACACGAGTAACTTTGCTTTGCAAGCTGGCGGAAATGTTCGCGAACTATTCAAAACTGCAACTGCAAAGGAAAATATTTTTGTTGTAACGCAGAAGGATTCGGAAACTGAATCAACAGGAAATACAGGCAATTCTTCTACCAATAATGTAGGGTTCTTGTTAACAAGTAATCTTACATTTCCAGGATTTCCTTATCAGGTTCCAGGATACTACGTTGATCTCTCTCGTTTGAACAGATTGTATACTGATCCTAACGACTTGAGACGCAAGGATTTTTTCACAAAATTTGATGACGGACCAGTTTTAGCAGATAACAGTCTAATCACTGAGCGATTTGCTTTAACGAAGTATACAAATTTTGTTTTTAAGAACGCATCTAATCAAGGAAATCTTCGTGTAGAAAGTAATATTGTGATTTTTAGACTTGCCGACTTGATTTTGTTAAAATCGGAAGCGTTGTTTCAATTAAATCGCATGGGCGAAGCGCGTACAGCCGTTAACTTAATCAGATCTCGCGCAGGAATTCCAGCAATTAGCGCTGCTTTGGACAATCGAGATCTATATACCGAAATTTTATTGGAGCGTCAACGTGAATTAATTGGTGAAGGTCATAGTTACTTCGATCTTGTGCGTAACATTTGGAAGAAGAAAAGTCTAAATGATTTCCAATTTAATTCATCCTCTCTTATTTCTTGGAGCCTATCTCTGGGTGCTGCTGGATCTGATCGCTTAGCGTTAAAGGGTTATTACTTTCCAATACATAACAGTAATTTAAACTCTAACCGACTGATTACACAGATTCCATATTGGATGGGTAAATATTAA
- the dapF gene encoding diaminopimelate epimerase, which yields MSKEIKFYKYQGAGNDFVLIDNRNSAFNAKDNDLIKHLCDRRFGIGGDGLMLLQDTKNFDFEMVYYNADGNEGTMCGNGGRCIVAFARDLDIIQNKTAFLAVDGPHDADIHDNQVHLGMIPVNEHHRDGEAYVMNTGSPHFVKFVEGLNDINMFKEGYAIRNNPTYIEKGINVNFIEKEGEGYFVRTFERGVEDETYACGTGAVASAMSVALKEGKDGDFNIPIRVIGGQLQISFHKKGSSFSNVFLTGPALQVFQGAIKLS from the coding sequence ATGAGTAAAGAAATTAAATTTTATAAGTATCAAGGCGCAGGGAATGATTTCGTACTAATTGATAACAGAAACTCGGCTTTCAATGCCAAGGATAACGATTTAATAAAACACCTATGTGACCGTCGTTTTGGTATCGGCGGAGATGGTTTGATGCTCCTTCAAGATACGAAAAATTTCGATTTCGAAATGGTTTATTACAATGCAGACGGCAATGAAGGAACCATGTGTGGTAATGGAGGTCGCTGCATCGTGGCTTTCGCACGTGATCTCGATATTATTCAAAACAAAACTGCCTTTTTGGCAGTAGACGGCCCACATGATGCGGATATACATGACAATCAAGTCCATTTAGGAATGATTCCTGTAAACGAACACCATAGGGATGGTGAGGCTTATGTTATGAATACAGGATCACCACACTTTGTAAAGTTTGTAGAAGGACTCAACGATATCAACATGTTTAAAGAGGGCTATGCTATCCGCAATAATCCAACGTATATTGAAAAGGGTATTAATGTCAACTTTATAGAAAAGGAAGGCGAAGGATATTTCGTTCGTACATTCGAACGTGGCGTGGAAGACGAAACCTATGCTTGCGGAACTGGCGCGGTTGCCTCAGCGATGAGTGTCGCACTCAAAGAAGGAAAAGACGGAGATTTCAATATCCCTATCCGCGTTATTGGGGGGCAACTTCAAATTTCCTTTCACAAAAAAGGAAGCTCATTTAGCAATGTCTTTCTTACTGGACCGGCCTTACAGGTCTTTCAAGGGGCTATCAAATTATCATAG
- a CDS encoding low molecular weight protein-tyrosine-phosphatase, protein MKILMVCLGNICRSPLAHGIMEHMVREAELSWEIDSAGTGDWHIGHAPDHRSVAVAKSNGIDISGQRAQFFVPDLFDKFDRIFVMDRNNYKDVLALAESEDHRKKVSLFLDNDIVPDPYYDADQFEPVFRMIEVRCKELIVELNQSN, encoded by the coding sequence ATGAAAATATTGATGGTGTGTTTGGGTAATATATGTCGTTCGCCATTGGCGCATGGCATTATGGAGCATATGGTTCGTGAAGCAGAATTAAGTTGGGAAATAGATTCTGCTGGAACGGGAGACTGGCATATTGGTCATGCGCCTGATCATCGTTCCGTAGCTGTTGCTAAATCAAATGGCATTGATATATCGGGACAACGCGCACAATTTTTTGTTCCAGACTTGTTTGATAAGTTCGATCGAATTTTCGTAATGGATCGGAATAATTATAAAGACGTTTTGGCATTGGCAGAATCAGAGGATCACAGAAAGAAAGTCAGTTTATTTTTAGATAACGACATTGTTCCTGATCCTTACTATGATGCTGATCAGTTTGAACCTGTCTTTCGTATGATAGAGGTGCGTTGCAAGGAGTTGATCGTGGAGTTGAATCAATCAAATTAA
- a CDS encoding exodeoxyribonuclease III: MKIITYNVNGIRAALKKGWIDWLKVANPDVICLQEIKANLEQVPEITLIEDLGYEHYWYPAQKKGYSGTAIFTKKTPKHVEYGIGFEDYDFEGRAIRLDFDEASVMSVYFPSGTTGDVRQDFKYKFLDDFQNYSHELLKEKQKLVICGDYNICHRAIDIHNPKSNANSSGFLPAEREWMENFINSGYVDSFRHLHADPHHYTWWSYRAGSRAKNLGWRIDYNMVSNALKDNIKSAKIWTDAVHSDHCPVELILD; the protein is encoded by the coding sequence ATGAAAATCATCACCTATAACGTTAATGGCATACGTGCAGCTTTAAAAAAGGGCTGGATTGATTGGTTGAAAGTTGCTAATCCGGATGTTATCTGTTTGCAAGAAATTAAAGCTAACCTAGAGCAGGTTCCTGAGATTACATTGATCGAAGATCTAGGTTATGAGCACTATTGGTATCCTGCGCAGAAGAAAGGGTATAGTGGGACGGCTATATTTACGAAGAAGACTCCAAAGCATGTGGAATACGGAATCGGGTTTGAAGACTATGATTTTGAAGGTAGAGCTATTCGTCTAGATTTCGATGAGGCATCCGTTATGAGTGTATACTTTCCATCCGGAACAACCGGGGATGTTCGTCAAGATTTTAAATACAAATTTCTAGATGATTTCCAGAATTACAGTCATGAATTGTTGAAAGAGAAGCAGAAGCTTGTAATTTGTGGGGATTACAATATTTGCCACCGTGCAATAGATATTCATAATCCAAAATCGAACGCCAATAGTTCTGGTTTTTTACCTGCAGAACGGGAGTGGATGGAGAATTTTATTAATTCTGGCTATGTTGACTCTTTCCGTCATCTGCATGCTGATCCACATCATTATACATGGTGGAGTTACCGTGCCGGGTCAAGAGCAAAGAACTTAGGTTGGCGTATTGATTATAATATGGTTTCTAACGCCTTAAAGGATAATATTAAAAGTGCAAAAATTTGGACAGATGCGGTACACTCAGACCATTGTCCGGTAGAGCTAATTTTAGATTAG
- a CDS encoding TonB-dependent receptor plug domain-containing protein, producing the protein MGHQSNLDVQMEESNVDIETVVVTAYGKQIKEAITGAVASITSKDIEKRPVSSVTAVLEGSNPGLQINNSYGEPGSSPSIRVRGFGSINGSSNPMYVLDGVIFTGNISDINPGDVESVSVLKDATSSSLYGN; encoded by the coding sequence GTGGGACATCAATCAAACTTGGATGTGCAAATGGAAGAGTCGAATGTGGATATTGAAACGGTAGTTGTTACCGCCTATGGGAAACAAATTAAAGAAGCAATAACCGGGGCCGTAGCTAGTATTACATCAAAGGATATCGAAAAGCGTCCAGTAAGTTCTGTTACAGCTGTTTTAGAAGGGTCGAATCCGGGTTTACAGATTAATAATTCCTACGGTGAGCCGGGGTCGTCTCCCAGTATTCGTGTTCGTGGTTTTGGATCAATTAACGGAAGTTCAAACCCAATGTATGTGCTCGATGGAGTGATTTTTACAGGAAATATTTCCGATATCAATCCTGGTGATGTTGAATCTGTGTCTGTTTTGAAAGATGCCACGTCCTCCAGCTTATACGGAAACTGA
- a CDS encoding Do family serine endopeptidase yields the protein MKKIGATLLTAIVGGAIAVGGYKLFENKQMDNMTFEERQKVYYANNPGDEALMSSTGNPDFTQAAAAVTPGVVHINVTMSGRGSREGSSEGMPFDMFEEFFGVPQQRRGQARPQTASGSGVIISPDGYIVTNNHVVEDADKIEVVLTDKKTYEAKVIGRDANFDLALIKVNANNLPIVKLGNSDNVQIGEWVLAVGYPLGLQSTVTAGIISAKGRQIGILGESQQQQQRGYGYGQQEQVINTAVESFLQTDAVINKGNSGGALVNARGELIGINSAIASPTGTYAGYGFAIPINLAKKILDDFKEFGSVKRGYVGVTFAEINDALRKEVGITDVNGLYVRDVVKGGAAEAAGIKAGDVLTKIEGRTIYGSPDLQEHVARLRPGDKVKLTYKRAGKEKEVVITLKGEESKAKTDAGDESSASATEIFNKLGASFVPATDARKKELGISSGVIVSQVHRGGVFDYFGVERGLVITKINGKPVNSVDEVESALSGTRRNIVRVTGVPEKGSTVEFNVPLKY from the coding sequence ATGAAAAAGATAGGAGCAACATTATTAACGGCCATCGTAGGAGGAGCTATAGCTGTAGGAGGTTACAAGCTCTTTGAAAACAAACAGATGGATAACATGACGTTTGAAGAACGTCAGAAAGTATATTATGCCAACAATCCGGGAGACGAAGCTTTAATGTCGTCGACAGGCAACCCCGATTTTACACAGGCGGCTGCAGCAGTAACTCCAGGCGTCGTTCACATTAATGTGACGATGAGCGGAAGGGGTTCTCGTGAAGGCTCTTCAGAGGGAATGCCTTTTGATATGTTTGAAGAATTCTTTGGTGTTCCACAACAAAGAAGAGGACAAGCACGTCCGCAGACTGCATCAGGATCTGGGGTTATTATTTCACCTGACGGTTATATCGTAACGAATAACCACGTGGTAGAAGACGCAGACAAAATTGAAGTCGTTTTGACCGACAAGAAAACTTATGAAGCAAAGGTAATTGGTCGTGATGCGAATTTTGACCTTGCCTTAATCAAAGTAAATGCTAACAATTTGCCAATCGTGAAATTGGGAAATTCTGACAACGTACAAATTGGCGAATGGGTGTTAGCAGTAGGTTATCCGCTTGGTTTACAGTCAACAGTTACTGCGGGTATCATTTCTGCGAAAGGACGTCAGATTGGTATCCTTGGGGAGTCTCAACAACAGCAACAACGAGGTTATGGCTATGGTCAACAAGAACAAGTGATTAATACAGCTGTCGAATCTTTCCTTCAAACAGATGCGGTTATCAATAAAGGGAATAGTGGAGGAGCTTTGGTTAACGCACGTGGTGAGCTGATCGGAATTAATTCAGCTATTGCATCTCCAACAGGTACCTATGCGGGTTACGGTTTTGCGATCCCAATAAACTTAGCGAAGAAGATATTAGATGATTTTAAAGAGTTCGGAAGCGTTAAGCGCGGTTATGTCGGTGTGACATTTGCTGAAATAAACGATGCCTTGCGTAAAGAGGTCGGAATTACAGATGTAAATGGTCTATATGTTCGTGATGTAGTTAAAGGAGGCGCCGCTGAAGCCGCAGGTATTAAAGCAGGCGACGTATTAACAAAAATCGAAGGTAGAACAATTTATGGTTCGCCGGATTTACAAGAACACGTAGCTAGATTGCGTCCGGGTGATAAGGTTAAATTAACTTATAAGCGTGCAGGCAAAGAAAAAGAAGTAGTAATTACCCTGAAAGGTGAAGAATCTAAAGCGAAAACAGATGCTGGCGATGAATCAAGCGCTTCTGCTACTGAGATTTTTAACAAATTAGGCGCAAGTTTCGTTCCTGCAACCGATGCTCGCAAAAAAGAATTGGGTATCAGTTCCGGAGTTATCGTTTCTCAAGTTCATCGAGGCGGTGTTTTTGATTACTTCGGTGTTGAGCGAGGTTTAGTCATTACAAAAATTAACGGAAAGCCAGTTAATTCTGTTGATGAAGTTGAATCCGCGCTATCAGGGACACGAAGAAATATTGTCCGTGTGACCGGTGTTCCTGAAAAAGGAAGTACAGTCGAATTTAATGTACCTTTAAAATATTAG
- a CDS encoding glutamate-5-semialdehyde dehydrogenase gives MEEMKGTIQPQLIAARKAKQVMLKLSLEQKKEVLTGIARSLVEHSQEIMVENKRDLDRMDPADSKYDRLLLDNSRIENLAKSVLDVANLADPTGQTLSTRTMSNGLYVVKKTVPLGVVGVIYESRPNVTVDVACLCIQSGNVCLLRGGSDAWYTNSYLISLIQEVLRKQNLDTSIVQLLPTDRELVTELLEATAFVDIIIPRGSQSLIDFVRENAKVPVIETGAGVCHTFVDASANIDMAAKIVANAKISRPSVCNSLDTVLLEKTIVESFLSTLAPLFLEHEVQVFADERSYNVLSALGYPHLKMAQESDFGREFLDLICSIKVLDGLDDALTHIANYSSKHSECIVSENQQNITTFMELVDAAAVYANASTRFTDGGEFGLGAEIGISTQKLHARGPFALEKLVTEKWFVIGQGQIR, from the coding sequence ATGGAAGAAATGAAGGGTACAATTCAGCCACAATTGATTGCGGCAAGGAAAGCGAAGCAGGTGATGTTAAAACTGAGCTTGGAGCAAAAGAAAGAGGTGCTGACTGGTATTGCAAGGTCTCTGGTAGAACATTCGCAGGAGATTATGGTGGAAAACAAACGTGATTTAGATCGTATGGATCCCGCAGACTCTAAATATGACCGCCTTTTACTTGACAATTCAAGAATTGAAAATCTTGCAAAAAGTGTTTTAGATGTCGCTAATCTTGCAGATCCTACTGGGCAGACCCTGAGTACTCGAACGATGTCTAATGGTCTTTATGTTGTGAAAAAGACTGTTCCCTTGGGTGTTGTGGGCGTGATTTATGAATCAAGACCCAATGTGACTGTGGACGTCGCTTGTTTGTGTATTCAATCGGGAAACGTATGTCTATTGCGCGGAGGATCAGATGCATGGTATACGAACTCCTATTTGATAAGTTTGATTCAAGAGGTTTTGCGGAAGCAGAATCTTGATACCAGTATTGTTCAATTGTTACCGACAGATCGTGAATTAGTTACTGAATTATTGGAGGCAACCGCATTTGTAGATATAATTATTCCTAGGGGTTCTCAGTCCTTAATTGATTTTGTGCGCGAGAATGCAAAAGTTCCTGTAATTGAGACGGGGGCAGGAGTTTGTCATACTTTTGTTGATGCTTCTGCTAATATTGATATGGCGGCAAAAATCGTTGCAAATGCGAAGATTTCAAGGCCTTCTGTTTGTAATTCCCTAGACACAGTTTTATTGGAGAAGACCATAGTAGAATCCTTTTTAAGTACGCTTGCTCCACTTTTTCTTGAACATGAGGTTCAAGTTTTTGCAGATGAACGGAGTTATAATGTGCTTAGTGCTCTGGGATATCCCCATTTAAAGATGGCGCAAGAATCTGATTTTGGTAGAGAATTCTTGGATCTTATTTGCTCAATTAAAGTGCTAGATGGGTTGGATGACGCATTAACACATATTGCAAATTATTCTTCTAAACATTCTGAGTGTATTGTTTCGGAAAATCAACAGAATATTACGACATTTATGGAGCTAGTTGATGCAGCGGCGGTTTATGCCAATGCTTCGACGCGTTTTACGGACGGGGGGGAATTTGGACTTGGAGCAGAGATTGGAATATCAACCCAGAAGCTACATGCCAGAGGTCCATTCGCGCTCGAAAAACTAGTGACTGAAAAATGGTTCGTTATAGGACAAGGACAAATACGATAA
- a CDS encoding peptidylprolyl isomerase, which translates to MKKLILSISFLLAFVMLQAQTPKHYYVKITTPKGESVLQLNNETRKHRDNFVKLVKEGYYDSLLFHRVIHNFMIQGGDPDSRFAGSRQELGNGGPTYRIPAEISPSIIHKKGAIGAARDNNPAKESSGSQFYLVQGRVFTQAALDSLEQFRLKGVKLTPLQRETYSTIGGTPHLDGNYTVFGELVKGLEMVDAIAAVKTDDNDRPYNDERFSMRLLTRSEARDLERELQGLGPKKGLSKLFDSMKSKEYKLP; encoded by the coding sequence ATGAAGAAACTCATTCTTTCGATTTCCTTTTTGCTTGCTTTTGTGATGTTGCAGGCGCAGACACCGAAGCATTATTACGTTAAGATTACAACTCCGAAAGGAGAGAGTGTCTTGCAGTTAAATAATGAGACACGTAAGCACCGCGATAATTTTGTAAAGCTAGTAAAGGAGGGTTATTATGACTCATTATTATTTCATCGCGTTATACACAATTTTATGATTCAGGGTGGAGACCCGGATTCACGTTTTGCTGGAAGTCGTCAAGAATTAGGAAATGGCGGCCCAACTTATCGTATTCCTGCAGAGATATCGCCTTCGATTATCCATAAGAAGGGAGCTATCGGTGCAGCGAGGGATAATAATCCAGCGAAGGAGTCTTCAGGATCGCAGTTTTATCTTGTACAAGGCCGTGTTTTTACGCAGGCGGCACTAGATTCATTAGAACAGTTTCGATTGAAAGGAGTGAAGCTTACGCCTTTGCAAAGAGAGACCTATTCGACCATTGGCGGTACACCACATTTAGATGGAAATTACACGGTGTTCGGAGAATTGGTTAAAGGTTTGGAGATGGTCGACGCAATTGCCGCAGTCAAAACGGATGATAACGATCGTCCGTATAATGATGAGCGATTTAGCATGCGACTGTTAACGCGTAGCGAAGCGAGAGATTTAGAAAGAGAATTACAAGGTTTAGGTCCCAAAAAAGGTTTGTCGAAATTGTTCGATTCGATGAAATCAAAAGAATATAAATTACCATAA
- a CDS encoding DUF5007 domain-containing protein yields MKNLYKIAVSCFLLIAVFAGCKKVEVGYLSDNIRYGSNPVVADRGVFKIVTGIIPDNSTPPFKVTILNIRNKATGKREEAFFKPSEVTVWKEKYDPTTDTTLALIEAKRAKEMKLPLEVIEKSGQLMFTQATENVPVGEYLLDLEVENPKGKKQYEGVTTLQIKDPLFFEHINAPYFILVNPSDGSSKRYPHDVDWFDISKQQSANTTFKVTRDAEGPNQIILKVYDKNGAVFPGKALERRPSGDTFLNTMATFAYKTTVTENSVIHDYAQARFPDVYWDNIGNGILCYYRIYDKYIESVDFVDVWNPPYKITYKTDPNPYILQIRFGMKFNLPGTYLVEMHLTATKKPGVN; encoded by the coding sequence ATGAAAAATTTATATAAAATTGCAGTTTCCTGTTTTCTTCTGATTGCGGTTTTTGCAGGCTGTAAGAAGGTTGAGGTAGGATATTTGAGCGATAACATTCGTTATGGATCGAATCCTGTTGTCGCAGATAGAGGTGTATTTAAGATTGTAACTGGTATTATTCCGGACAATTCTACACCACCTTTTAAAGTAACGATTTTAAATATTCGTAATAAAGCAACAGGTAAACGCGAGGAGGCTTTTTTCAAGCCTTCTGAAGTGACGGTTTGGAAAGAAAAATATGATCCAACGACGGATACAACCTTGGCTTTGATCGAAGCAAAACGTGCGAAGGAAATGAAGCTTCCTTTAGAAGTTATAGAGAAAAGTGGACAACTTATGTTTACGCAAGCAACAGAAAATGTTCCTGTTGGTGAATATTTACTTGATTTGGAGGTTGAAAATCCGAAAGGCAAAAAGCAATATGAAGGCGTTACGACACTGCAAATCAAAGATCCACTATTCTTTGAGCATATCAACGCACCATATTTTATTTTAGTCAATCCGTCAGACGGATCAAGCAAACGCTATCCTCATGACGTCGACTGGTTTGATATTTCAAAACAGCAAAGTGCAAATACAACTTTCAAAGTGACAAGAGATGCGGAAGGTCCTAATCAGATTATCTTAAAAGTATATGATAAAAATGGAGCTGTATTCCCTGGTAAGGCCTTAGAGCGTCGTCCAAGTGGAGATACGTTCTTGAATACAATGGCGACTTTTGCGTATAAAACGACAGTTACTGAGAATTCTGTTATCCATGATTACGCTCAGGCGAGATTCCCAGATGTTTATTGGGATAATATTGGCAATGGTATTTTATGTTACTATCGTATATACGATAAGTATATCGAGTCGGTTGATTTTGTAGATGTATGGAATCCACCGTATAAAATAACTTATAAAACGGATCCTAATCCATATATCTTACAAATCAGATTCGGAATGAAGTTTAATTTACCTGGAACTTATCTAGTAGAAATGCATTTGACAGCGACGAAAAAGCCTGGTGTCAATTAA